A window from Oncorhynchus mykiss isolate Arlee chromosome 9, USDA_OmykA_1.1, whole genome shotgun sequence encodes these proteins:
- the LOC110531432 gene encoding ras-like protein family member 11A-like isoform X2 — protein MLTGQRFVGVVLSANLLGYSFTPRSRSSHSALIVRFLTKRFIGDYEANTGALYSRKINLDGEQVSLQVQDTPCVSLQDDAEGLYCQEQINRSIYWADGYVLVFSITDHSSYRTIQPLYQHVRRIHPAGNIPVILVGNKSDLLRARQVPADEGETLAASLGGPYFEASARENHEGVHAAFLHLCGEVSRALGGGNGEKRRGGLHLARPKSPNMQELKRRFRQVLSSKGKSSTNTL, from the exons ATGCTAACAGGTCAGCGATTTGTAGGGGTTGTGCTGTCAGCAAATCTGCTAGGCTACTCATTCACGCCCCGTTCTCGCTCATCCCACTCCG CTTTGATCGTCAGGTTTCTGACCAAGAGGTTCATTGGGGACTATGAGGCAAACACAG GGGCCCTTTACTCCAGAAAGATAAATCTAGATGGAGAACAGGTCTCACTACAGGTTCAGGACACACCCTGTGTCTCTCTACAG gacgaTGCAGAGGGACTATATTGTCAGGAGCAGATCAACAGGTCTATCTACTGGGCGGATGGATACGTCCTGGTGTTCTCCATCACCGACCACAGCAGTTATAGAACCATACAGCCTCTCTACCAGCACGTCAGACGCATCCACCCTGCAGGGAACATACCTGTCATACTG gTGGGCAACAAGAGCGACCTCCTCCGTGCCCGCCAGGTGCCGGCTGACGAGGGCGAGACGTTGGCAGCCTCTCTGGGTGGGCCGTACTTTGAGGCGTCTGCCAGGGAGAACCACGAGGGGGTCCACGCCGCCTTCCTGCACCTCTGTGGCGAGGTGAGCCGGGCGCTGGGCGGGGGTAacggggagaaaaggagaggggggcTGCACCTGGCCCGGCCCAAGTCCCCCAACATGCAGGAGCTGAAGAGGAGGTTTCGACAGGTGCTGTCCTCTAAGGGAAAGTCTTCTACTAACACCTTGTGA
- the LOC110531432 gene encoding ras-like protein family member 11A-like isoform X1: protein MRLLVDPPRTMNSGSSNFLLVPIPEYPVLDCVPNKNVKIVVLGASNVGKTALIVRFLTKRFIGDYEANTGALYSRKINLDGEQVSLQVQDTPCVSLQDDAEGLYCQEQINRSIYWADGYVLVFSITDHSSYRTIQPLYQHVRRIHPAGNIPVILVGNKSDLLRARQVPADEGETLAASLGGPYFEASARENHEGVHAAFLHLCGEVSRALGGGNGEKRRGGLHLARPKSPNMQELKRRFRQVLSSKGKSSTNTL from the exons ATGCGTCTTCTTGTCGACCCACCGAGAACAATGAATAGTGGTTCTAGCAACTTTCTGCTAGTTCCAATACCGGAGTATCCCGTTCTAGACTGCGTGCCCAACAAAAACGTTAAGATTGTGGTTTTGGGAGCGAGCAACGTCGGGAAAACAG CTTTGATCGTCAGGTTTCTGACCAAGAGGTTCATTGGGGACTATGAGGCAAACACAG GGGCCCTTTACTCCAGAAAGATAAATCTAGATGGAGAACAGGTCTCACTACAGGTTCAGGACACACCCTGTGTCTCTCTACAG gacgaTGCAGAGGGACTATATTGTCAGGAGCAGATCAACAGGTCTATCTACTGGGCGGATGGATACGTCCTGGTGTTCTCCATCACCGACCACAGCAGTTATAGAACCATACAGCCTCTCTACCAGCACGTCAGACGCATCCACCCTGCAGGGAACATACCTGTCATACTG gTGGGCAACAAGAGCGACCTCCTCCGTGCCCGCCAGGTGCCGGCTGACGAGGGCGAGACGTTGGCAGCCTCTCTGGGTGGGCCGTACTTTGAGGCGTCTGCCAGGGAGAACCACGAGGGGGTCCACGCCGCCTTCCTGCACCTCTGTGGCGAGGTGAGCCGGGCGCTGGGCGGGGGTAacggggagaaaaggagaggggggcTGCACCTGGCCCGGCCCAAGTCCCCCAACATGCAGGAGCTGAAGAGGAGGTTTCGACAGGTGCTGTCCTCTAAGGGAAAGTCTTCTACTAACACCTTGTGA